The following are encoded in a window of Microcaecilia unicolor chromosome 14, aMicUni1.1, whole genome shotgun sequence genomic DNA:
- the LOC115457047 gene encoding olfactory receptor 5V1-like produces MVNHTSVTEFLILGFPEFPDLQLPLFTLFSFLYLMAVLGNLLVICIVCADQHLHIPMYFFLANLSALDICSLTSIVPKMLTILLAKNYNISFWGCILQMYCYSICVSIEFTLLTAMAYDRYIAICNPLRYLNIMNKRACAVLAAASWIAGLLEPLPHHIVISQFTFCDSNVINHFFCEVAAVVKLSSSDTSIIQTMNYIFGLFVVFIPFLLTLTSYVFIISTILKIRSSKGKSKAFSTCSSHLIVILLAYGTIIGLYIHPGSMDTADPNKLPIAMYIVILPLLNPLIYSLRSRELKVALKKAIMKTH; encoded by the coding sequence ATGGTAAATCATACCAGTGTGACAGAATTCTTGATTCTTGGGTTCCCAGAGTTTCCGGATCTGCAGCTCCCTCTCTTCACTCTCTTCTCATTCCTCTACCTGATGGCTGTGCTGGGGAACCTCCTCGTTATCTGCATAGTATGTGCTGATCAACACCTGCACATCCCCATGTATTTCTTCCTGGCCAACCTGTCTGCCTTAGACATCTGCTCTTTGACTTCCATTGTGCCAAAAATGCTGACAATTCTCCTGGCAAAGAACTATAATATATCTTTTTGGGGATGCATTCTACAGATGTATTGCTATTCGATATGTGTATCTATAGAATTTACTCTTCTGACTGCCATGGCATACGACCGTTACATTGCAATATGCAACCCTTTGCGTTACCTCAACATCATGAATAAGAGGGCGTGTGCTGTTCTGGCAGCTGCTTCATGGATTGCAGGTTTACTAGAACCATTGCCACACCATATTGTTATATCCCAGTTTACTTTTTGTGACTCAAATGTAATAAATCATTTCTTCTGTGAAGTTGCAGCAGTGGTGAAACTTTCTAGCTCAGATACCTCAATAATTCAAACTATGAATTATATATTTGGGTTATTTGTAGTCTTTATTCCATTTCTCTTAACTCTGACATCCTACGTGTTTATCATTTCCACCATCCTGAAAATCCGCTCTTCAAAGGGCAAAAGCAaggccttctccacctgctcctcccacctTATAGTCATTCTTCTGGCATATGGGACTATCATAGGACTATATATACACCCTGGGTCAATGGATACTGCAGATCCAAACAAGTTACCTATCGCAATGTATATAGTCATTCTTCCACTCCTAAACCCTCTGATTTATAGCTTGAGAAGCAGAGAGTTAAAAGTGGCCCTGAAAAAAGCCATCATGAAGACCCACTAA
- the LOC115457048 gene encoding olfactory receptor 1F1-like — translation MVNYTSVAEFLILGFPEFPKLQLPLFVLFSVLYLMAVLGNLLVIYIVCVDQHLHIPMYFFLTNLSALDICSLTSIVPKMLTILLANDCNISFVGCILQMYCYSLCIATEFALLTAMAYDRYIAICNPLRYLNIMNKKACAVLAAASWVVGLLDPLPHHIVISQFTFCDSNVINHFFCEVAAVVKLSCSDTSIMQTMNYILGLFALFIPFLLTLTSYMFIISTILKIRSSKGKSKAFSTCSSHLTVILLAYGTIIGVYMNPGSMDTAEPNKLPIAMYIVTLPLLNPLIYSLRSRELKVALKKAIMKTQ, via the coding sequence ATGGTGAATTATACCAGTGTGGCAGAATTCCTGATTCTTGGGTTCCCAGAGTTTCCAAAGTTACAGCTCCCTCTCTTCGTTCTCTTCTCAGTCCTCTACCTGATGGCTGTGCTGGGGAACCTCCTTGTAATCTACATAGTATGTGTTGATCAACATCTGCACATCCCTATGTATTTCTTCTTGACCAACCTGTCTGCCTTAGACATCTGCTCTTTGACTTCCATTGTGCCAAAAATGCTGACAATTCTCCTAGCAAATGACTGTAATATATCTTTTGTGGGATGCATTCTACAGATGTACTGCTATTCTTTGTGTATAGCTACAGAATTTGCTCTTCTGACTGCCATGGCATATGACCGTTACATTGCAATATGCAACCCCTTGCGTTATCTCAACATCATGAATAAGAAGGCATGTGCTGTTCTGGCAGCTGCCTCATGGGTAGTAGGTTTGTTAGATCCACTGCCACACCATATTGTTATATCCCAGTTTACCTTTTGTGACTCTAATGTAATCAATCATTTCTTCTGTGAAGTTGCAGCAGTGGTGAAACTTTCTTGCTCAGATACCTCAATAATGCAAACTATGAATTACATACTAGGGTTATTTGCACTCTTcattccatttctcctcacccTGACATCCTACATGTTTATCATTTCCACCATCCTGAAAATCCGCTCTTCAAAGGGCAAAAGCAAAGCCTTCTCCACCTGTTCTTCCCACCTTACAGTCATTCTTTTGGCATATGGGACTATCATAGGAGTGTATATGAACCCTGGGTCAATGGATACTGCAGAACCAAACAAGTTGCCTATTGCAATGTATATAGTCACTCTCCCACTCCTAAACCCTCTAATTTATAGCCTGAGAAGCAGAGAGTTAAAAGTGGCCCTGAAAAAAGCCATCATGAAGACGCAATGA